Below is a genomic region from Miscanthus floridulus cultivar M001 chromosome 1, ASM1932011v1, whole genome shotgun sequence.
tcctcctcctcccgccgcCCGTCCTCTCCAAGAAGAAGAGCAGCGAACGACGACCAGGACTCCAGGGAGGAGCGTGCGCCTTCCTAACCCTAGGTCCCTAGCTCGGCACCCCGCACCCTCCCGCAGCGAGACCCAAGCCCGACAATCTCGTCGTCGCGCTTGCACCGTTCCGCAGTGCAACGTCTGCGTCTTCGAATCCAGGTACCTATCGTTTGCCTGCTGACTGCTGTTGGTGTGGCTGGAGAGGTGCTGTTGCCACGCCTCAGGGGAGATGAACGGGCTACTGATTGATTGATTTATTGGTCCGGTCATGGCTCGTAGGTCTCTGCAGGAGGGTGGAGAGGAGGAGGTTTCTGGCAGGATTTGCCCAACCCAATGGTTCCATCCGAGAGGGGGAGCGTCGCCACCGCCGTCAGCACGCCTGCCGCCGACAAGCTGCTCCATGGGTAAGAGTGTTAGTAATTCGTAAACATTTAGTCCCCTCGGACTGGAATGGAACGTTCAGATTTCATTCCTTTGGAGGCCGTGGTTCCATTGGGTGCTACGGTATGTTGCAGAGTTTTGTCTGTGTGTGTTCTGTCTTGTGTCCTCCGGTAGACTATCGAGTTAATGGCACTATGCAACAGTATTGGTATCCAAGAAGTTAGTTCTTGTAACAAAGTAATGGGATTAGTGTAGGATTAAGCACAGCTTGGGTCAAGTGCTGTACAATTCTGCATTATCTGTACAACTCCTATCAGTTAGGCTGCTGTAAAATTGCATTGTTGTTTCCTGCCAATTTCATTTTTGTCTTTCCTCGTGGGAATGAAATGGGCATGAAAGCGGCTGCTTGTGTCAAGACTTGTTGCTGAACATGCTGTTCTGTTTACCTCGTCTCGCGTAGGCCTATCTCTGGCAAGAAGAAGTGCAAAAAACCAGCCCCGAGGAAGATTCATAAAGCTGAGAGGGAGAAGCTTAAACGAGACTACCTAAATGATCTCTTCGTCGAGCTGGGTAATATGCTAGGTGAGTATCTATATTGCGAAGCACATTGTTTCAGGTGCCAAATCTACTCTTCTTAGTCTCTGTGTTGCAATCTGAAGTACCATTGCTTCAGAGCTCATGTTTGTCATTTGATGTTTCTGAATTTGCATGATGGTGTGATGTATGAAATGTCAGTTGTCACAGACCACTTTCTGAATTGTAGCTGTTTTTGCATGTACGATTGAGGCCAGGTGCAGGGGGTTTTTCAGTCCCACCGCTGTCAAAACTTTGTTTGGTAATAACAGAGCTCACATGGTTCCACAATGTGTCATGTAATTGCATTGCTCGTAAAAGTATTTGGGTTATAATCACATCAATCAACTTTCGTCTTTGAAGTCCCACCTTCTGGATTAGCTTATAAAGTAGTCTAGTCTTCTCAAGAAGAGCATGGGCATGGACCACTGAGAGTGTACGAATATGGCTAACATCTTATTACTTATTAGACTTGAATTTTCTTGTTCTTTTAATTGAAACTTGGATTCATGTTTAACCTTGAACCCTACCATTTACTTTGTGTGTTTTGAACACAACCCGGAACCTGCTCTTTCCTTTGCATTCATAACGTTTTATACTGCTCAATTTTGCTATGGGGCATTTTCCTGATCACATTTAGTTTACCTTTGCAGAAGCAGATAGACAGAGCAATGGGAAGGCATGCATACTGACTGACACTACTCGGATACTAAGAGAGTTGCTTGTTCAAGTAGATGTTCTTCGAAAGGAACATAGCAACCTACAGAACGAGTCTCATTATGTAAGCCTTTTTTTCTTTTAATATGTAAACTAAGAATTGACTTATCGGCAGTTGTGCTGTTGCCCTTTATCTAGCAAACTTTGTTATCTGATTTTATCCACTATAAATGCTCTATGTAAATGCCTAAGCCAACTCATCATTATGTTGAATATTTGGCTTGTCAGGCTACCTTTGTTGCATCTTCCAGCATGATTTAATAGTTATTTATCATCTATATTTCCTTTTCGGGAAACAGGTCACAATGGAGAGGAATGAGATGCAGGATGAAAACGGCATGCTCCGCAAAGAAATTTCAGAGCTTCAAAACGAGTTGACAATGCGGGTTTCAGGCAGTCCAGCAGGTTGGGGCCATGGCACCGCCAGATCAGACCCCCCTCTTCCTCACTCAACCGCAGTGTTCTCATCGGAGCAGGCAATGCAACCACCCACCATTGCAAGCGTTGTATTCCCCTTGCAGCAGCCACTGGCACCATCAGCAATGACCGAGCCGCCTTATGCTGCACCACCACTGGAACTGAAGCTCTTCCCAGAAGTGGCATCTGCCGAAGGCCATGAGCCATGTGAAGACCAGGAAGCTCCCAGCTATGTGGCACGACCACAGGCAAGGTACCCAACGCAATCGGCCTCATGGCCTGTAAGCCTGTTCTCTGGCCTTCCAAGAATGGAAGATGAGCAATGCAGTAGCAGCACAACCGGCAGCAGCAAGGCGGCTAGCACAGATAGAGAATGAGTGGATCAGCTCCGACAATCAAAGAGTTTCTGTTTTGAGTATAGTGGGTGTACTGACAGCACAAGCTGTGTGCATGTAAATATGAACCTCCTTTTTGGATCTCAGAAAGATAGATTATACTCTAATGGAAATAGTACCCTCCCATTGCAATCTTTGTTGATAGATTTCTGTAAATGCAGATTGATCCTGTTGGCACTTTGCATGCTGATGTTAAGAGCCTTGGATGATCAACGTTTTGATACAGTATAGCAAAACTTGGCCAGTGGCCATCAAACCAGAATGTTGTATTAAGTATTAACATCTGATAATTATCAACTACAGAATAGTAGTAACTAGTAAGCTTAAACGGTTCCATTCTGGTTAATCAGACAGCATCACATTCATTACAAAAGCACACGACCCAGAAGGGATGAGAAAATTCATCATGTTCTTTGCAAGGAGTTATCCACCATACATTTTAAGCcaaaatgaaagaaaaaaaaaaaaacaggcctGTTTGAACTATACCAGTGAAATCAGCAAAAGATATGGTTTGTTGAACATCATTATGGCCGATTTCCTCTGAAGGAGGAACTAGATGCGATTGCAGGAGTTTCTTCCCTGTATGGCTGGGTTGCAGGATCACTCACACTTGGTAATCTTTGCACACTCCCCTTTCCTTTTCTTGCGTTGGGACCAATTTCTTCAATCATGTACTTCCATCCATCGATAGGACGTCTCCGACTAAAAATGTGTGTTTTGATGAAGCTAGCAATCTGCAATAGCATTTTTTACATCAATTTGGAAACAGTTTCAACAAGAACATTGGGTGTAGGAAGTTTAATTTGTGGACCTGCTGTTTACTAAAAGCAATTCGCCTTTCAAATTCCTGGAGAAGAATGTCATCTTCTCGCTGCGAGATATCCCATATGTTCCCATCCTGTCCTCTTGAGGTAGTTTCCCAACCATCAGGCTTGGTTTTGATCTCAGTAGTGCTCGGGATCTTGGAATCACCAAAATCAGTGTTGCCAGAATCAAAGATACTGCATCCAAACAGGACCATAAGCAAATAACAGAATCAACGAAACACAGAATATAACCAAAAAATTAGGTGTGTGCCACACAATGCCAAACCAATCGTACATCATAATTCATAAATTTGCTACCAGAAGAAGACAACTAACAGTTATAAATGATTTTATAGTACACAAAACCTTTATAAGCATCTGAATGCTCAAAAGAAACAAGGCACAATGGGGAAAGTTTGTCCGTTGATAAGCAATAGTAACAATAAGAGAGCAAAAGAAATATTGCATAGCTACAATGTAGGGGATGTGCATCGGTCAGTCAATCTGTCATGCTAGTTTATGTTGCCCAGTGCTGTTCCAAATAGGTCATCAGAAGCAATATCTGAATAAAACTAGTATGCAGTAGGAGCAGCAGACCATCAACTGCAGTGCTTACTATTACCTAAACAATAATTATATTCAAATCAGGCAAAGAAATGTGATAAGTACCAAATACAAGATAAACCTCCACAGTACAGACTATTCTCAATGTAATTCTGCTAATTGTACGTTTGGCAACATGTGACAGTGATTGTAATTTGGTTGTCCAAGCACATCACACAATAATGCAATGTGTAATTTGTCCATCAGGACTCATGCAGTGAACAGATTTAACGTGTGATTTGTGCATCAGGAATTCAGGATCCAAGCATGAACAGTGAAAtggttttcaccaaaatctcaaTTGCAGTATAGCAGTTAAGAAACTTCAACATGTTCCAATTTGACATGCAACAGATACTTTCAACCATATATTATACAGCACCACAATATGCTAGCAAAAAATTGTTGTGCTCCACTGAGTAGTCCACCGACAATCAACAGGAATCGTGACAGAACAATATAACAAATGAGATGCCAATCGATCTTCTTCCCTAGATATGTACTTGACACATTTATCACAGTTACTATAACCTATGTATGCATTTGGCACATTTCCATAAGTTGTTTAAAGGTTGGAATCTCCTTGCAAAATATAGGAGAACCGTAGGCCAATACCAGGCCCTTCCCTGGGCACGCTCAACCAACGCGACCATACAGGGCCCCCAAGTTTTGTCTATATGctactactaactagtatacttaGTAGCAAATTGTACCATGGTCCACTCACAATTTCCTTCTTGAAACTCCCTGGAAGAATGTCACCTGAGCATAAAACTCTTTCCTTCATCTTTCTTAGTAGCAAATTGAGAAGATTCATACACAATTCTCTTGCGTGTTTAGAAAAAAAATGATAATAATTCCATTTCAAGAATGTTAGAATAACGACACTTTTCAAGGAATCTGAGATCCTTAATACATAGTCAGGAACTGGTAATTAAGAGTTTGCATAATTATGTTCAAACAACATGTACAATCCCTATTCTATTTGAAAATGTTTGTGCAACACATTTAAAATTCTAATAATTATTATTTCATTTTGACTGTTATGTTAAAGGTCGATTTTAGTATAGAGCCCATGGATTACTATATTTTCAAAGTTTTGCCAAGGACATGAGAAGATCCTTGGAAAGCAAGTTCTGAGTATAATTCAATGTAATCATACTGTATACAAATAAAAAGTGTAACTGATCTTGCAAATTATATAGAATTTTTAACGTTGGAGACCTGGGATAATCCAGAGAAAATTGCAATTATAGGACGCGAAACAATGCGCTTCGCTATTATAAGACTCCAAACATCGATTTCGCTAAAACGACCCTTGAAACGTTGGCACTTTGTTATACATGACATTTGGTCTTTTTAATCACTTTTCTCAactaaaatacatgtattttgccaTGATGTGACCGTATTGGCAGTGGATGCTGGCTTGATCACCAGGTCATCACTAATCACAAACCGCCGTTTCCCCTCGACCAATTTCCATCCGACTTGTTTTTGGTCGAACAGATGTGCCACTCTGGCCATGACTTGCCAACACCTGCAGTCTGAGCCATGGCCCTGTAGGCTCGGCTCGCTCCTGACGATCGCACCAAGGTAGCAGCTGCAACCATGTTTCCCATGCCAGGAGCACCAAATCTCCCTTTTTTATGAAGAAAAAAGTACAGATCAGTGCCGGCTCTGTGCCTCTGTGATCAGCAATGCTGTTAAGGTACTAATGGTATGTATTAGATTCAAAGGCAGCGCGGATGAGATAACATACTTGAACTCTTCATGCCGAGGCCGGAGAAGCATGTCGTGGCACGCGTCGGACCTCAGCAGCTTGCTTTCCCTGAGGCAGCTCACGCCCTGGCAGAGGGTCGAGAGGCAGCCGGGCGACGACGCGCCCGCGACGAGACGCACGGCGGACATTGGGAGCGTCAGAAAGCTCAGTAGCACGTCGACAAAGTCGGAGCTCGCGTTGGCGAACAGGACGCGGTTCCGCGCCCAGTCCTCGGCGAGCTTGATCTTGATGCTGCCGTCGGCCATGGCTTCACTACCCCAGGGAACCCTCCCAAACCCTACTGGTGCTGCAAGATGAGACGGCCGCCCGGGGACCTATATACTAGCAGTATTAATCTATGACGGGAAGATGAAAAGATACGATCGATCAAGGATACAAAAGTCAGAAGGGCAATACGGTCACATCAtggcaaaatacatgtattttagtTGAGAAAAGTGATTAAAAAGACCAAATGTCATGTATAACAAAATGCCAACGTTTCATGGGTCATTTTAGCGAAGTCGACGTTTGGAGTCCTATAATAGCGAAGCGCATTGTTTCGCGTCCTATAATTGCAATTTTCTCGATAATCCAAGGCAGACCTTTCCACCAATAACCACAATCCTCACAAGCAAATCAAATTTAAGCAAGGAATGCGAGAACATGAAGCAACAACAGGTAAAGATCGTAATATCGTTCAGATATAAAAATGAAAGTTACTAGAGTAGCAACGCACTCTGAGCACGAGTCGAGCAGCCGGTCGATATCGTCAGCGCCGCCTCCCCCACCGCCGAGTCGCGCCTCCTCCATCTTCTCGATCTCCTTCACCCAGAGCGCGGCGTGCACCCGCTGCTTCCTGGTCCTGTAATCGTCGGCTTGCACCTTCTTCCTCGCCACGGCGCCGCCCTCCCCGCCTTCCGCCGCGCGAGACGCGCGCTGCGGCTGGCCCCGCCTCGACGCGGCGCGGCGCTCGGCCCAGCGCTCGTCCATGTCCGCCACGAAGGCCTTCGTGTCTGGGTCCACCTCGGCGGCTATGGCCGGGACGGAGGACGCCGAGGCCGAGGCGGGAGACTCCCACGGCGCGGCGGGCGCTGGGGAGGAGGCGGGGGAGTCGCCCGGGAGCCATGCGGTCTCCCACGCGTCGTTCC
It encodes:
- the LOC136543818 gene encoding protein IRON-RELATED TRANSCRIPTION FACTOR 3-like isoform X1, whose protein sequence is MVPSERGSVATAVSTPAADKLLHGPISGKKKCKKPAPRKIHKAEREKLKRDYLNDLFVELGNMLEADRQSNGKACILTDTTRILRELLVQVDVLRKEHSNLQNESHYVTMERNEMQDENGMLRKEISELQNELTMRVSGSPAGWGHGTARSDPPLPHSTAVFSSEQAMQPPTIASVVFPLQQPLAPSAMTEPPYAAPPLELKLFPEVASAEGHEPCEDQEAPSYVARPQARYPTQSASWPVSLFSGLPRMEDEQCSSSTTGSSKAASTDRE
- the LOC136543812 gene encoding protein GAMETE CELL DEFECTIVE 1, mitochondrial-like, yielding MHSLRRALRRPIPNTAASLSTSGLRRLSSHRRTPPPPRPAATGDDEWNDAWETAWLPGDSPASSPAPAAPWESPASASASSVPAIAAEVDPDTKAFVADMDERWAERRAASRRGQPQRASRAAEGGEGGAVARKKVQADDYRTRKQRVHAALWVKEIEKMEEARLGGGGGGADDIDRLLDSCSDIFDSGNTDFGDSKIPSTTEIKTKPDGWETTSRGQDGNIWDISQREDDILLQEFERRIAFSKQQIASFIKTHIFSRRRPIDGWKYMIEEIGPNARKGKGSVQRLPSVSDPATQPYREETPAIASSSSFRGNRP
- the LOC136543818 gene encoding protein IRON-RELATED TRANSCRIPTION FACTOR 3-like isoform X2, with product MVPSERGSVATAVSTPAADKLLHGPISGKKKCKKPAPRKIHKAEREKLKRDYLNDLFVELGNMLDRQSNGKACILTDTTRILRELLVQVDVLRKEHSNLQNESHYVTMERNEMQDENGMLRKEISELQNELTMRVSGSPAGWGHGTARSDPPLPHSTAVFSSEQAMQPPTIASVVFPLQQPLAPSAMTEPPYAAPPLELKLFPEVASAEGHEPCEDQEAPSYVARPQARYPTQSASWPVSLFSGLPRMEDEQCSSSTTGSSKAASTDRE